Proteins from one Anaerohalosphaeraceae bacterium genomic window:
- the folP gene encoding dihydropteroate synthase: MESLPQVVVWPAGRLDFSAGPLVMGILNVTPDSFSDGGDFFEPDKAVAAGVQMAQQGAAILDVGAESTRPGSRPVPADEQIRRAVPVIEALARGVSIPISIDTRDPDVAQAAVRAGASILNDITALADERMARLAADRQLPVVLMHMQGTPETMQQKPHYDDVVAEVKEYLLSRAAYAESVGIRRERIFLDPGIGFGKTTEHNLLLLGHLEEFVGLGYRVLVGVSRKRFIGQLTGRENPKERLFGTAAAVALAAAKGASILRVHDVGPMADVVRVAYAVAAAESSV, encoded by the coding sequence ATGGAATCTCTTCCGCAGGTAGTTGTCTGGCCCGCCGGTCGGCTGGATTTCTCCGCCGGCCCGCTGGTGATGGGGATTCTGAACGTCACGCCGGACTCGTTCAGCGACGGGGGGGATTTTTTCGAACCGGACAAGGCCGTTGCTGCCGGAGTTCAAATGGCGCAGCAGGGGGCGGCCATTCTGGATGTCGGGGCGGAATCCACACGGCCGGGCTCTCGGCCTGTTCCTGCCGACGAGCAGATTCGACGGGCTGTCCCTGTCATTGAAGCACTGGCCCGCGGGGTGAGCATTCCCATCAGCATTGACACCAGAGACCCTGACGTTGCCCAGGCGGCTGTCCGGGCGGGGGCCTCTATCCTCAACGACATCACTGCTCTGGCGGACGAGCGAATGGCCCGCCTGGCTGCCGACAGACAGCTGCCGGTTGTCCTGATGCATATGCAGGGCACCCCGGAAACGATGCAGCAGAAGCCGCACTACGACGATGTGGTTGCGGAGGTGAAAGAGTACCTGCTGAGCCGGGCGGCATATGCCGAATCTGTTGGTATCCGCCGCGAACGGATTTTCCTCGACCCAGGCATCGGCTTCGGCAAGACGACGGAACATAATCTTCTTCTGCTGGGGCATCTGGAGGAGTTCGTCGGTCTGGGGTATCGGGTACTGGTCGGTGTCAGCCGCAAGCGGTTTATCGGTCAGCTTACCGGCCGGGAGAACCCCAAAGAACGGCTGTTCGGCACCGCCGCCGCCGTCGCCCTTGCGGCGGCCAAAGGGGCTTCGATCCTGCGCGTTCACGATGTCGGCCCGATGGCCGATGTCGTCAGGGTCGCCTATGCGGTTGCCGCTGCGGAATCCTCTGTCTGA